A window of Anas acuta chromosome 5, bAnaAcu1.1, whole genome shotgun sequence genomic DNA:
TTGTCAATTTTGGCTGTTGTCCTTCGCGCTGGGAAGGATGTTGAACTGCAGCTACTATCTGGAACAGGCTGGGCTCAGTGGCTTACTGCTAATTGAGTAAGTAAGATCAGAGTTAGGCTGCTAAACATTGCTTTAGGAAAGAGCAGAAGACTGGGATTATAGGGCTAAAAATTGCTTCAGAGAGGGGAACTTGGATTTTCTGCTCAGTTGCTACCTCACAGTACCCAAATCCTGACCCCAGAGCCTCTGGTCGTGGTCAAGGGTCTCATTTGGTGCTCGCTTGAGCTGCTGGTGTCGCTGGCTTTCCTGCGCACACAATCACGTTAACAGGCTGCCCTAGTGGAAAACATGCTGCAGGCACACGTGTGTTGCAAAAGAATGGGATGTGTCAACGCCCCCGGTGCGCCAAGGGTGGTGTTGCTCTTATCTCTGTTAACCTCAGCCCAACTCGGCTGCCTCCGTTCTGCAGTCACAGGGCTGAGAGGGACCGGGAGCAAACCAGAGGGATTTCAGGTTGGCAGGAACTGACAGCAGCTTTCATCTGTGCCCAAAAAACGACCTGCAGCTTGGGGAGAAGATTTAATTTGTGGAAGTGTGGCTGTTTCCCCCCATTCCTTTAATTCCTGCCCGGATACTTTCCTCACCTGTACATTCCCCATGCCTGGGACTGCAGTGACTGGTGCTTGGAGGAGGCACTGCCCTGGGTCTCAGCACGGCTCGGGCTGCATttgggagcagcaggcagggcagggtgtGCAAAGGGCAGCGTGCTGGGCACGCAGGGGTTGGCTGGgggtgatgtttttgttttgttttctcccgTCCCTCCTTTCCCACCACAAAGCCCTGAGCTCTTGCCAGGCTGGGCTCCGAGTGACCGTGAGCTCACGGGCTTAGCGGCTGTGCAGATGTCCCTGTTGTGCTGAGGGGATGTCTTCTCCCCTCCAAACCCAGCTGGGTCACTGTGTGAAAGTGTCAAGCAGCCGTGCTTCTGGGAACCCTTCCATCGGGGCCTGGTTTAGTGCTCTGGAGTCAGACATGGGCGGGATGGACACCAAAGCCTCACTCATCTTGAGCTATATCCTCAAGCAGCGAGAAACCTCTGAATAAAGCTCTGCATGAGGTTtttctacatcttttttttgtgaagaaggCTGGTTTTGCTAGCATTTCATAgggaatttttctttctatcattGCAGGTGAGGCTGGCGCCAGCATCATTCGAGTGTCCAAAGAAGCACGGAAGAGGTTCCTGGGGCCGCTCCACCCATCCTTCAACTTGGTGAAGATCATTCGGATCTGCCTGTCCAAGACCGTGCCGGAGAATGGGCACGAGGTTGCAGCAGGACGTTTGGGGATTTCCCTCACGCGGGTGTCTGATGGAGAAAACGTCATCCTGTCAGACTTCCATTCCAAGGAGGAGCTCATCCAGGTGACTGGAAACTTCTTGCAGAGGGCTGGGCAACAACTGCGAGCTGGTTTGTTTTGCCTTGGACTCCCAATGTCCTTTATTAATGAattctgtcctaactgaaaccaggacagtaatGTAGCTTAATCTCAGCACGTGCCAGTACAACTCTCGTTCTAACTCAGTAGGCTTTGACACAATCCTTATgtgctctctttttttccccaggcctGTGTTTGCAGCACCTTCATCCCTGTGTACTGCGGGCTGATACCTCCAACCTTGCGTGGAGTGGTAAGGCTCTTAAGACATTTCTTTGTTAAATCATGTACTGATGAATAAGAAGGTAGAAATGCCATACTCAGTTCTGATAGTCCTGTTGCCCGTATGCTAGCAGGAAATATTGTGAAGAAGCATGAGAAATTCCCAAGTAAACAACTTCAGCAGCAAATAGATCTTCTTCTCCAGTCCTGCAGTTGGCTACAAATGTCCCAAAGGCTTGATGGTTTAACAGGATGGAAATATAGAGCAATCTGGGCGAGTGCTGGTTGACTTAGCAGATGGTTCCCCTGGCTCCTTGTTACAAACCTTCCCAGCACTGAGGCTCCAACCTTGTGTGCATGTGGAAAGAACTTGGGTACAGGGTAGAAATCATGATTGTAGTCCCTCTTCTGCGTGCCTGATGTTCTTTGCAGAGCTTTAACAAGTGGTGCTGATGCTGGGCCTCTTCTCCATGATGTTCTTCCTGTCCTTCCTGTGAGAATAATGTTCTCTGCCTGCGGGAGCTCCTTCTAGCTTCCTGTCCAGGAATATTCAGAGCAGTTTCTCCCTCTTTGGATGTTAAAAGTGAAAGCACTTGAAAGCTGTGAGAGCTGGAGCATCTCTGGATATAGGAGTCACGGCTGAGGGCCTCGGCTGAGCTCAGACTCCCCTTGTGCTGCATAGGTTACTGCACGCACTGAAAGGCACTTAGTGTAAACTAAATGTTTGTAAGCTAAACAGCTGAAAGGAAGAGCTGCTGTTAACGTCTGCGTGCCTTGGTTTCACACGAGACCTGACTGAGGTGCTTCAGTCTGACAGGGCATCAGGTCTGCTCCCGCTGCCAGCAGCGTCCTGAGAGCGAGGTCGGTTCTGCTCCTGCCTAACATCCAAACAGGCTGCTTCTGTGTTGTGCAAGCGTGTTGGGCAGGGGAATGATCTAGAGGAAACATTCAACATCCAGCCCTTCAAAGTGACAGAATCAGTGCTGGTTTGTCATGTGCTCAGCAGCCACGGGCTGGGGTTTTGTCCCGCAGCTGGTGGGAATGTTTCAGCGGCTCTTGCATGAGACTTCTTGGTGCTAATTGAGGAGAGCCTGGCTCAGGCAAAATCACAAAACTCCAGACCTGTGTCCAACACCAGGGCTTTTGGAATTTGCAGCTGCCTGACTTCTCATGTCGAGTTTCCTCGTGGGGAAAGGCGGTGGCAGCAGGGGTATGTGTGTGAGGAAATCAGATTTTACCTCTTGCCCAGAAAATAATGATCCTTTCTGACTCTGAAAGGGTGTACAGTGAAGGGAAGAGGCTACAGTAGATTGGGTATGCAGCCCCACTTCAAAGCCCCATTGGGCTTTGAAGTGGGGCTGCATGATTCCTGGCATACCCTTTGATGACTGTATTTGCCATGGGACATAGTGACAGGCCAACTCAGATCGTGAGGACCACTTTTCAAGGCAGTGTGATTGGGAAAGGTATGATGTCCTTATCCAAATCCTGCCTTCCTCatctttttcctgtgtttaCTTCTCTGAGCTCTAGCAGCCTCCTGGAGGGGATGATGAAATAAAtgggtgggagggagaggaaaaattaattctgtgttGCTTGGGGGGGGGTGATGGACCAGAAAGCAGGGTCtgcctattttttcctttctttccatgcAGGCTTTGCTTTGCCAGCTTTGTTGGAGGCTTCTTTCTAACAGCATGTTAATGCATGCTGCCACCCTCAGGGAAACGTAGGTTTCTGCGTCCTTACCACAGACTAGCTGTTTTGGCTAAGCGGCCAAAACACTCAGATCTGAATCTTCTTCAGACAAAGCAGGTGTCTGGcactgtgctgcctgccctgctctgtcCTCTGCCACTCTGCATGGCGTGGTCCTTCCTTGCAGGGGGCGTCTGTCTGTCTTCCCTAGCTGTGTCTGGTTGCCCTTCCTGCAAGGGGAATGCCACTGTGTTTATAGTACATACGTACAGAGCGTTCTCTGATAAGAGGGTGCCTGTTAGGCGCAAAACCCAAGTCCCTTACGCTGTATCACAGCACAGCGAGCTGGTTCCAGATGTGTTGGGATTGCTGCTCAGTTCCTCTGCTAGAAACAAACCAGCTCCTTTTGTTCTTAGTTAACCAGCTTTCTGATGGGGGGACCTGTGTCTGAGCTATTCATTTTAAAGACGAGTAAAGCAAAGTCTAATGGCAGTGTGACAGCTTAGACCAGTGTGAGTTGGCATTGCAGGTGGCTGTTGGTGTGTCATACTGGATAGCACTGAAGCCCCACAGCAGATACGTCAGCAGTCACACAAGTGAATTTTGCCTTTCTCCTTGAACTTTAGTGGCCAAAGCACTCCTTCCTAGGAAGAAAAGCACGTAGCAAATGGAGACTATAAATAACACAGCTGTGCTTTTGCTACTTTCAGCTTCTCTGGCACTGGTGGCTGTTGTCCATTCTCACCTGAAGTTGTTGGCACAGATGTTAATGGGGGCAGTGTTTCTACTTGAAGCTGCTTGATCAATTACAAGAGTGAAGAGTGATACACTTCTCTTTATTTCAGAGATACGTTGATGGAGGGATTTCAGACAACTTGCCCCGATATGAGCTGAAGAACACAATCACGGTGTCTCCATTCTCAGGGGAGAGCGACATCTGCCCTCGGGAcagctccaccaacatgcacgAGCTGAGAGTAACCAATACAAGCATCCAGTTCAACCTTCGCAACCTCTACCGCCTCTCGAAGGCCCTGTTTCCTCCGGAGCCACAGGTGAGATTCCTGGCAGTGCCCAAACCTGGGGACAGTAGATAGATGCTGGCTGTCCTCTGCTcttcaggagcaggaggagggttGCAGACGCTTAGTTTTGTATCtcttgtttgtctgttttttcacCTTGACATTTAGCAGCCCCGTGAGCTGGCAAACCTTGAGCATCTGCATGAGGTCATGTAGGTGGCTTGGTTTTCTGTTGATACTGTAAGATTTGGAACTCAGGTGCTAGCAGTTGCTTGGAAAGTATTCCCACATGCCTGTGTGGCATTTGCCAGGAAGCCAGGCTCGCTTCTAAACAAGGGCGTATCGGCCCTCACAACCAATGTGCTCGTGATGTTTTTTAAGGTCACGCTAGAGCTGCCAGCCTGAAGCCAGTGACTGCCTCCTAAAAAGTGCCACTGGAGCAGGTGGCACCGCAGACAGCTTTGcatgcttctgctgctgggcaAATACAACTTTAGCCCTGGCATTTGAGCATAATAAACATGCATCCGTGTCCTGAATCACTTGGACAAGTTTTCTGCTGCCCCATTCCTAGTCCTGGCTGGCTTTATCTGTAAACACAGTGGCCCTTCCTGGCATCTGCAGGAAGTATTTTGGGCTGCTTATCAGAGTGACTCCCAGAAGGCTGTCCACAGCAGTGTCGGCTCTAGAGGGGCAAATGAAGTAGCTGCCACTCTAAGCCTGTACTTGGGTAGGATTCCAGCTGTCCCTTCCAACATGAGTTATCTTGTGATTCCCATATCCAAAGCTTCCACATTACGCCTCTTCTGCTCACAGCCAGAGTTCTCTAAAGTCAGCATTGAGCTGAGTGCTTGCTCTGCTCAGCCAGGCAGTCTCCAAATGACCTGATCTTGCCTTCCCCTGCCCACAGGTGCTGCGGGATATGTGCAAGCAGGGCTACCGGGATGCGCTGCACTTCCTGAAGAAGAATGGTAAGGCACTGAGTGTTTGTGGGGTGCACTGAGTGTTTGTGGGGTGCACTGACCTGCTTCTCTGCCAGGCTTGGTGGTGTGGGTTTGAGGCCAGTTACTGTGTGTATAAAATGTGGGAGGGTAGAACCGATCAAGGTGCGTGCCTTGGATACCAGCGTATGGGATTTGGGATTTCCATCTGTAAGTATATTTTAGCACTGCAGGAAGTAGAGTTGGGGTGGACACCTTCTCAGTGCAATGCAGTTGAAATCACAGTGTGTGCTCAGCACTAGAGCAGTTGTTGGGCACCAGTGCCATTTGGAGCTTCAGCAGGTACCCTGCACCCTCTCATGTGCAGCCAGGGTATGTGTAAGGGGGCAGAGCATGCTCTCAGCAGTCTCTGGAGCCTGGCAGTTTGACACTGCTCGTAGACCTTCTGATACATGAACCCCAGACTTCCGTATCTCCTTAACCTTCTGTTGCTGTCTGAGTGTGTTTGATGCCACCTAGTGTCAATTTCCAGCAGACTGAGCACGGTTTGCTTTGTAGTGCATACCTTACAGGATAAGAACAGTCATGCAGCTCTGGATTaagctgcaggagggaaattGAAATTAGTTACTGGCAGAGTATATAGCAACAAACCCCTGTGAAATAGCACCCTGCAGTATGTGGAGGTGAAACGTTAGATTTTCTGTTGGGGAAAGAGAAGATGGGCTTAAAGCAGCTGGTTATTAACTCATTGTGGTAAGCATTACAACAGATACAAGCTAAAGAGGCTCGATGTAATGTCTGTCTAGTGGTGGGTGAAGTGAAGACAAATGTTTTAAGTGCAAGGCAAGAAAGGGCAGCTATTTTGTATCATCCTTATGATTTGGCTTCTCTTCTCAGGTCTCCTTAATCGCCCGAGTCCTGCCCGTCCTCTCCTTGCCATAGAAGCTCCCccaggagagaagaaagaggaagaaacagaagctgAGGACCAGTCAGAGGACAATACAGCTCTTGCTGTTGTTGAAGACCACATCTTTGAACACCTGCCTCCCAGACTGAACCAAGGTATGATCCAAAGGAAGAAAGCCCTGGCAATCTTCCTGTACTGCCTTGGTCCCTGTCAGAGAATTGCTTGGATGTGGGGTGTTGCTTGTGGTGGTTGTTTTGCTGCACCCAGGGATTGAACTGGTCTACACAGGTGCTTAGTTGTAGTTGGGACCCTTTAGATAAAGGTGTGGAGGCTGAATTGGGAGAGGATTCTCATTTGACTCTTCCGCATGGTAGCACAAGGACAGGATCTCGATGCTTGTTCCTTTGGTAACctgataaaattaaaagttgCTGTCCCTCAGCTGTGCTCGGGGAATTGCTATCCTGAGTGAGACCTCCTTGAAGTAGGAGGTGGTGGGAGAGACTGGGTAACTTATGGGATATGGCAAGGAAAGGGATAATCCCACTGCAGGGATTCAGCCGTGTTCTCTTCTGTCTTCAGCTCTTCTGGAGGCTTGCGCAGAAAGAAGAGGTCTCCTGACTGGCATCACCAACATGCTGCCTATACGTGTGGCCACAGCGATGATGGTCCCCTACATGCTGCCCCTGGAGTCTGCGGTTTCCTTCACTGTCAGGTATGCCTCAGCTGTTTCCTCTGCTGGTTTTCTTCCCCATGCAGCCAGCTGTTTGCTCCCCTCTGTCTCCCCTCTGGTGTGAGAGCAGTTCCAGTCACTTTCAGCCCTAAACTTCCACAGCTGGGAAGGCAAGTCCATCAGACCTGTTCTTAGTACAAAGTACTGTATAAAAGGTCTCTGGAAGGAGATTGTGATAGGAAGGCTTGGGAGAAAAACGTTTTCCAAATCTGAAAATGTACAGGGAATACAGAAAGAGCAGATTCAAAACTTAAAGAGTAAATCCTGGGCTGTTCCCATTCTTCACAGCTTCTCCCCTTTAATTCTCTGAATGGTTGTGTAAATGACTCGTATTGCTGTTGTCACTAAAAATGAGTAACCATCCATAGGAGgcaaaactgtttctttctgtcctATCCTTTGTGTGAGCTGAACTTAGGTTTGTCTCCTGTCTCTTCCCAGGTTGCTGGAATGGCTTCCAGATATCCCTGAGGATATTAGATGGATGAGGGAGCAGATGACTGAAATCTGCAACTATCTTGTGAAGAAAGCCAAGAAGAAACTGGGCAATCACCTTTCAGCCAGGTATGGCTGCTT
This region includes:
- the PNPLA2 gene encoding patatin-like phospholipase domain-containing protein 2, which produces MFPTDSTWNISFAGCGFLGVYHVGVASCLQEHAPFLVANARKVYGASAGALTATALVSGACLGEAGASIIRVSKEARKRFLGPLHPSFNLVKIIRICLSKTVPENGHEVAAGRLGISLTRVSDGENVILSDFHSKEELIQACVCSTFIPVYCGLIPPTLRGVRYVDGGISDNLPRYELKNTITVSPFSGESDICPRDSSTNMHELRVTNTSIQFNLRNLYRLSKALFPPEPQVLRDMCKQGYRDALHFLKKNGLLNRPSPARPLLAIEAPPGEKKEEETEAEDQSEDNTALAVVEDHIFEHLPPRLNQALLEACAERRGLLTGITNMLPIRVATAMMVPYMLPLESAVSFTVRLLEWLPDIPEDIRWMREQMTEICNYLVKKAKKKLGNHLSARLYFELGGPQSLPIPSAPACGEAMPMWMRSNRSLSDVMLKWEEYQRQLMLGLLCINVDMQASLFPREGFQIKFPPLDCAKECLPLF